The following proteins come from a genomic window of Irregularibacter muris:
- a CDS encoding transcriptional regulator GutM, which yields MGRIAVIILLAFFLQTLLTILQIKSYQKNLSEMVRQGKIIIGREKGMLSSGCVVLIRIDDDFQVLETRYMKGITVFNRFKLYEEINGKNVLNSELWLKDIKHKRIRNAINNAIEIMYEKLNYSEEVEGSI from the coding sequence ATGGGTAGAATTGCGGTCATTATATTATTAGCATTTTTTCTTCAAACCCTACTTACCATCCTTCAAATTAAAAGCTACCAAAAAAATCTTTCTGAGATGGTGAGGCAGGGGAAAATTATTATAGGTAGGGAAAAAGGGATGCTAAGCTCCGGATGCGTAGTACTTATACGAATAGATGATGATTTTCAAGTGCTAGAAACCCGTTATATGAAAGGAATAACCGTATTTAACAGATTTAAGCTCTATGAAGAGATTAATGGGAAAAATGTATTAAATTCAGAACTATGGCTAAAGGACATAAAACATAAACGGATACGTAATGCCATTAATAATGCCATTGAGATTATGTACGAAAAACTCAACTATAGTGAGGAAGTAGAAGGGTCTATATAG
- a CDS encoding sugar-binding transcriptional regulator, giving the protein MKNYRNIRLMVKCSKMYYEENMNQIEIGKKLGVSKATISRILTSARKEGIVKISVVNPLSHENLEIEKELEKLFGLQEVVVVQVASNDIEDIKKSIAREAAYILERILKPQMLIGVGNGSTLEKVSQYVENYKSNDFTFVPMVGGNGQINANIQSNNIAQSFAKSFKAHYKILHAPAMVKSLEIKESFIQDSGIRSILNLTEKLDVGIVGIGSSDLETTVRILTEYISQEELLDLRKKGAVADICNKFMDSQGKGDFEVNENVIGIDLEDLIKIPCVIGVAGHSKKSDAIISAIKSGLINILVTDYDTANIILKKRKEEIYG; this is encoded by the coding sequence ATGAAAAATTATAGAAATATAAGGTTAATGGTAAAATGTTCTAAGATGTACTATGAAGAAAACATGAATCAAATAGAAATTGGGAAAAAATTAGGGGTTTCTAAGGCCACCATTTCCAGAATACTTACTTCTGCCCGGAAGGAAGGTATTGTGAAGATTAGTGTAGTCAATCCATTATCCCATGAGAATCTTGAAATAGAAAAGGAATTAGAGAAGTTATTTGGACTGCAGGAGGTAGTCGTCGTTCAAGTAGCAAGCAATGATATCGAGGATATAAAAAAGTCCATAGCTCGAGAGGCTGCATATATCCTAGAAAGAATATTGAAACCCCAAATGCTTATAGGAGTGGGGAATGGCTCTACCCTAGAAAAAGTTTCTCAGTATGTTGAAAATTACAAAAGTAATGATTTTACTTTTGTGCCCATGGTGGGAGGAAATGGACAAATTAATGCAAATATTCAATCCAATAATATCGCCCAAAGCTTTGCAAAATCTTTTAAGGCCCATTATAAGATATTGCACGCTCCTGCTATGGTGAAGAGTTTAGAGATTAAAGAAAGCTTTATACAGGATTCTGGTATTAGATCCATATTAAACCTAACAGAAAAACTAGATGTGGGCATAGTGGGGATAGGTTCATCAGATCTAGAAACGACGGTAAGAATACTTACAGAATATATTAGCCAAGAGGAATTGTTAGATTTAAGGAAAAAAGGTGCTGTGGCCGATATTTGCAACAAGTTCATGGACAGTCAGGGTAAAGGAGATTTTGAAGTCAATGAAAATGTCATTGGTATTGATTTGGAAGATTTAATCAAAATTCCCTGTGTCATAGGTGTAGCGGGCCATAGTAAAAAATCCGATGCCATTATAAGTGCTATAAAATCAGGTTTAATCAATATCTTGGTTACCGATTATGACACTGCAAATATCATCTTAAAAAAGAGAAAGGAAGAGATTTATGGGTAG